In one window of Flavobacteriales bacterium DNA:
- a CDS encoding sigma-70 family RNA polymerase sigma factor has product MKHTKLIALLTNGKQEKAFTYLYKSFPKVERFILSNSGTKEEALDIFQEGLILLYRKVNSELIENPEAFLIKTCQFLWNNELRKKKIRIQTSNDISQIIDENELEVLIEKENRLKQLEYIVHSLGEKCKSIFELFYYRMLDMSSIAKKLGYKNEQSAKVQKYKCMERARNLALKEI; this is encoded by the coding sequence ATGAAACATACAAAACTCATAGCATTGCTTACCAATGGGAAGCAAGAAAAGGCTTTTACATATTTGTATAAATCTTTTCCAAAAGTTGAGAGATTTATTTTAAGTAATAGTGGTACAAAAGAAGAAGCCTTAGATATATTTCAAGAAGGCTTGATTTTATTGTATAGAAAAGTGAATAGTGAATTAATTGAGAATCCAGAGGCTTTTTTAATAAAAACGTGCCAATTTCTATGGAATAATGAATTACGAAAAAAGAAAATAAGAATACAAACATCAAATGATATTAGTCAAATAATCGACGAAAATGAGTTAGAGGTCTTGATAGAGAAAGAGAATAGACTAAAACAATTAGAATATATAGTTCACTCATTAGGAGAAAAGTGTAAATCCATATTTGAGCTGTTTTATTACAGAATGCTAGATATGTCAAGTATAGCCAAGAAATTAGGCTATAAAAATGAACAATCGGCTAAAGTACAGAAATACAAATGTATGGAAAGGGCGAGAAATCTTGCTTTAAAAGAAATTTAA